AGGGCACTCACTGTGATAAATGTCTTCTTGCAGCTGGAAAACGCACACTGGTAGGGCCTCTCAGGCTCGAAGTGGCTGCGCTGGTGGGCGCTGAGTTTGGCCTGTGTGGGGAAGGTCTCCTCACACACCTCACATTTGAATGAGTTCTCCTGCTCGTGGCCCTTCATGTGTGCTTTGAGGTTATACACGGTGGTGAAGCTCTTGCCACAGCCCTCTGCTGGGCAGCCGAAGGGCCTCAGTTTGTCGTGTGACTGCAGATGCCTCTTGAGCTTGTAGGAGGTGGTGAAGGTCCACCCACAACCACCCAGGGGGCACTTGAAGGGCCGCtggccctggctgctgctgtgtGTCAGCAGGTGCACCTTCAGCTGGTGCTTCTTTGCAAAGGTTTGTCCGCACTGCACCTCAGGACACAGGTACAGCAACACGCCCTGGCCTGGGCCTGGCGGCCCGCGGGGGCTCTCAATAGCCGCCaggccctctgcctcctccttggGCGCTGGAGCAGGCGCAGGTTCTGCCCGCTCCGCCAGCAGGAGGTCGGGCGGCAGCTCGGGACAGTCTCCAGGCTGCGCAGCGTGCGGGATCCCAGCTTGCGGGACGATCAGACCCCCGGGCTGCGGTGGGGGCGTGGCTAGGGTGAGGACGCCGTTCTCCAAGCGCAACAGCAGGTTTTGGTTGTGAATGGCGACTGTGCCTGCGAAGGCCGCGGCAGGGCCCAGGCCTGAAGCGGGGATCGGGGCCAGGGCCGGGACTGGGGCGGGGATAGCCGACAGGCAGCTGGGGCCCAGCGCAGGGCGGCCCTCGGGGTTCGCGCCGCTTTCGCCCCCCAGGAGCCTTGGGCCCAGCCCGGCTTCCTCCCTCCACACGGGCCCTGTGGCCTGGCCAGCGCCCGCGGTATCTACGTCTCCACCCACCGGGTCCAGCAGCACCAGGAAGAAGTCATCGCCGCCGCTCCCGCCGCCGCTGCCACAGCTGCTAGCGTGATCGGGCCTCAGCGCCAACGGGCtcgggcctgggcctgggcctgggcaaGAAGAAGCCGCGCTGGCCTCCTCACGCCGCCTCCCGGGCCCGCCATCTTGGGGGCCCCGGAGCAGCAGGAGGCGGCGCGCCGGGGCCTGACTGGCCCGCAGGTCAGGACCTCCGCGGATCCGGCCGCTGCCCTCGGGGCTGCCAGCCCCGCCGGTTTGTCGCATCCCGCGAGCCGGGAGCAGCCTCGGGATTTCCATCTCTGCGTCCGTGAAGCTCCACTGGAACCAGAGCCGCGGAGGAGGCGCGATCCCGCCCCCTGCCGCGGGCCCGAACACgttcctgaaagagaaaaaaaaatgtgcactGCGCAGAAACTGGCCCTATCAGATATTAAAACGTGTTTAACGCCACCGTGATTTAAATATTCTTGTACAGGGTCTCTAGAACAGAATAAAACGCCCAGGGGCAGAGCCTCGTATACATAAATAAGTTCCCCTGTTAATATTAGTAGGAAATCAAGGAGGTCTTCAGAGATACAAGGGAAATGGCTGTTCACTTCAGTAAAAAGTGCTGAAATGAATACCTTAGGTATCTATCTACTAAATGGCAACATAAACCGGAACCTCACAGTATGTaccaaaataaacacatacaccccagtccctcccagtgcTAAGCATGGTAGTTAGCACTTATCATGTGTTAAACACTGTGTATTGGATGGCTGGCTGGATGGATTGATAGGTGACAGAAAATTCCTGAGAGAATACACTATGGAAAatgatggctttttaaaaattttcctagaGACTTCCATATTCAGAACTGTCTTGAGCAATGTCCTCAGGAAAATTTGTCCCATAGTTAAATTTTTCGTTCTGCTATTGCAGAGAGTATAATGAGTAAGAGGTGGGGTCAAAGCAGATTAGCACTGTTGAGCCTAGAAATGCAAGGCCTGGAGGATGAAGTAGTTTATATTGAAATCTGGAAGACCCAACCTCCTCCTGGGTTCTCCCTATAATGTGCACAACCTAAACCAACTCTTCGATCTTCCAGCTttgggtgctgctgctaagtcaccccagtcatgtccgactctgtgtgaccccatatacggcagcccaccaggctgccccatccctgggattctccaggcaagaacactggagtgggttgccatttccttctccaatgcatgaaagtgaaaagtgaaagtgaagtggctcagtcgtgtctgaccctcagcgaccccttggactacagcctaccaggctcctcggtccataggattttccaggcaagagtactggagtggggtgccattgccttctgcgtcCAGCTTTGGGTATACCATGGCAAATTTCATGTCCAATGTCACAGCATGATGAGGACATTCCTCAGCTTACTCTAGATTCTCCAGTACGTGGAGGTCTCTGGACAGCAGTACTGGTGAAATGTGATAAGGTTAAACCCTAAGTTACTGTAGTGGACTGTCCTGAGAAAAAGGCACAGATGCCTTTTGCCTGCCCAGTAGCCTCGGTGTGCCTGCTTGCATTTAAGTGTGGTGGCCTAGTCTTACTGTAATGTATTTGGCCTGTGATGCCTAATGATCTTATTAATGTTGATGATGATCCTCCAATTTGTCAGTCATCAGTGAGTTGGGAATTGATATAAATATAGGGTGAATTATCTGGCAAGAGAAAGGTTTCAAGTGCTAACTAGATTATGGGATACCTACagtttaaatgggcttccctggtggcttagtggtaaagaatcctcctaccagtGCAGTAGACAagggtccatccctgggtcaagaagattccctggagaaggaaatggcaaccctctccagtactcttgccagagaaatcccatggacagaggagcctggccagctataatccatggggttccaaaagagtcaggcatttttagtgactaaatgacagtTTAAACAATCCCTTCTTTTGCCTCTTCTAATGATAATGGACACTTACTGCTCTCTTGATTAAAAGATTCATCCATAAGAGTTCAAACCTCATCAAAAGTTCTacatcacacattttttttttctattacgtTTTTTGGAGAAAGCACTTATTTTTTCaaatctgaggcacagagaagtgcATATAACGTATCTGCCAGGTTTAGATAATGCCAGGGAAGCCTCttgtaaaaacaaacacacgTAATCAGGACCAaggtcaagaaatagaacattgcCAGCCTTCCAGAATACAGCCACTGGTATTCCTCCCAATCACAACCCACACTCTCCCCTATGGATATAGCCATTATCTTGACTTTATGATgatcatttctaaaatatttttttataaacatGACTTTACAACTTTTGTATGCATTCCTAAGCAATACAGTTTATTTGAAGTTGTGTCAGTGGAATAATACTGCATGCTCCCTTTTATGGCCTGCTTCTTTCATTCTATATCATATTTATTTGAGAGACTTGTCCATCTTGTGCCTAGTAGACTTAGACCTTTTGTCTCCATCATTGACTAGCATTCCAATGCATGATTTTAGCAAAGTAATTGTGATATGATTGTATCATTCTACACTGGATGAACACTGGGGCTGTTTTTAGCTTTTAATCATGAACAATGGTGCAATGAACCTTCTTGGGCATTTTTCATGGGACTCATGTTTAAAAGTCTCTTGGGTATACAAGCAAGAAGAGAATCACTGGCCCATAGAGTATGCATATCTCCAGCTTTTCTACATGGTGCCAAATTGTTTTCTGTAGTGGTTGTACCAACTTACAGTCCCAGTAGCAACACAGAGAGTTCCTCTGCCTGCATATCTTCATCTACACCAAATATTGCCAGAATTTAATTTACTTGTTTTCCTCTACTATTAAATTTTTGCACATTCTTACGTTTATGAACATTTTGGACATTCTCTCCTATGAAAAGCCTgttcgtgttcaactctttcaccatttttctattctatttcccATCCTGTTTTTACTGATACAGTGAgttatttatgtgttttaaatatcAATCCATTGGTGGTTATATGTGTGGCTAAAATAATCTTTCGTtttgttgtttgtattttctcttctgtgctgtgctttgtgaACAGACTTTAATTAAGACATGCTTAATTATATAACATACTTAATGATAGCATAGTCaaaatttatcattcttttccTTATGGCTAGTGTTTTTCTGTTTCAAGAAATCTGTCCCTGCCCTTGGGCCATAAAACTATTCTCTATATTGtcttctgaaatatttatggTTTTGCCTCTCACAGTTAGGTCATAATCCACCTACAAGTGATGtggattttttaatgtggatatCTGATTGTTTCAGtgaaccacttattgaaaagtCTGCCCTTTTCCAACTGATTTGCAGTTCTGCATGTGTCATAAATCAAACATCTACCTATGTATGGGCTAGTTTGTGTATTCTCTATTAAGTACCATGGCTCTATTTATCTGTCTACTTAAAATACCACAAATTAATCCCTACAGTTCTACAGCCAATTCTGATATTTGGATAAGGCCACTCAATTCTACCTTGTTCTTCAAGAATGTCtaggttatttttttttgcctctcttgAATCCTTTTCAAATATCAATTCATCAGAAAAAATTCAACCAAAACCCCATTTAGGGTTCTAATTAGGACTGCATTGCACTTTTAGATTTAATTTCTTGTCTATAATATAGAATGTTATTGAATGGATATGGTGTGCCTTTCCTTTTAATAAAAACTTCATTAATATGTcccaataatatttcatttttcccatAAGAGAGCATTTTATCCTAGGTACTTCATATTTTACAAATACTGcctttgaaattttcattttgtaaatgtatTGCTggtaaatagaataaaattgacttctgaatgttaatattttatcctATAAACAGCCACCTAAACTCTTTTATTGATTCCACCAATTTGTCTGTAAATACCTGTAGAATTTAGTGTACAGAATTATATCCTCTGCAAATAGTGCCAGTTTCACGTCTTCCTTTCCAAGCACTTTGTTCCTTCTTTTCCCACCTACTATACTTTCTGGGTAATAGTGGACATTCTTACTTGATGAAACTCTCAAAAGAAAGCTTTTAGTAATTCCAAGAATGGTATTTGTTGTAGGTGTTGTGTTCTGTAGCAACCTGGATCCAATCAGGAGATGGAAAATACACAGTGGACAggagaaaattaaacataatgTTTAAACATAAAGAATTATTAAATATGACACATGTAGGATATATAGGATATAGGAAAACTCTATATGGTATCCTGGGTTTAAGAAGCATgcccaaagaaagacaaacttGGAATGGGGGTTCCTCCCCAAGGCTAGAGATAACAGCTCATTGGAGAAGGTGTAGCAGAACCTACTGGATGGCAGAGAAGTTTGCTAATTTACCAGTGCCAGAGCCAGTCTGCGGAACCAGAGCTGGTCTACAGTGGCAGAGTAAACAGGAAGGTATCCTCTGGAGAACATCAGTGTGGGAAAGTCACAGCTCATGGCCAGCATGTGGACATGTAGTAGGAACAAGGGACCTGGTGGAGTTGGAGGCCTGGAACTAGCAATGTCCTA
This genomic interval from Bos indicus x Bos taurus breed Angus x Brahman F1 hybrid chromosome X, Bos_hybrid_MaternalHap_v2.0, whole genome shotgun sequence contains the following:
- the LOC113887688 gene encoding zinc finger X-linked protein ZXDB-like translates to MEIPRLLPARGMRQTGGAGSPEGSGRIRGGPDLRASQAPARRLLLLRGPQDGGPGRRREEASAASSCPGPGPGPSPLALRPDHASSCGSGGGSGGDDFFLVLLDPVGGDVDTAGAGQATGPVWREEAGLGPRLLGGESGANPEGRPALGPSCLSAIPAPVPALAPIPASGLGPAAAFAGTVAIHNQNLLLRLENGVLTLATPPPQPGGLIVPQAGIPHAAQPGDCPELPPDLLLAERAEPAPAPAPKEEAEGLAAIESPRGPPGPGQGVLLYLCPEVQCGQTFAKKHQLKVHLLTHSSSQGQRPFKCPLGGCGWTFTTSYKLKRHLQSHDKLRPFGCPAEGCGKSFTTVYNLKAHMKGHEQENSFKCEVCEETFPTQAKLSAHQRSHFEPERPYQCAFSSCKKTFITVSALFSHNRAHFREQELFSCSFPGCSKQYDKACRLKIHLRSHTGERPFLCDFEGCGWNFTSMSKLLRHKRKHDDDRRFMCPVEGCGKSFTRAEHLKGHSITHLGTKPFVCPVEGCCARFSARSSLYIHSKKHLQDVDTWKSRCPVATCNKLFTSKHSMKTHMAKRHNLRQDLLAQLEAANSLTPSSELTSQGQSDLSDAELVSLFSDVPGNNSSAAVLDTALVNSGILTIDVASVNSTLAGNLPANNNNSLGQAVDPQALMATSDLPQSLDTSLFFGTTAAGFQQGPLDMDDVSSLSAGPLASLSSLALKNSSQEPQALIPSSKLTVDTDALTPSSTLCENSVSELLPPTKTEWNVHPDSDFFAQEEETQFGFSNPAGNHGSQKETDLITVTGSSFLV